GCACCGCTGGCAGGGCGCGGCCGACCCGCCGTTGTCGGAGGCCGGCGCGCAGCAGGCGCGGCATCTGGCCGGGCGGTTGCGGGCGGCGCGGGTCGCGGCCGTGTACACCAGCCCCCTGCGGCGCGCCGCCCAGACCGCCCGGATCGTGGCGGCGGCCTGCGGGCTGGCGCCGCGGGTCGTGGACGGCCTGCGGGAGGTCGGGTTCGGGGAGTGGGAAGGCCTGACCGCCGAGGAGGTGGAGCGCCGCTACGCCTCCCTCCTGCCCCGGAGGCAGGCCCGCCCCGACCTCATCCGCATCCCCGGCGGTGAGCCGCTGGAGCAGGCCCGCCAGCGGGTGATGGAGGCGGTGGCGGGCATCGCGCGGGCGCATCCGGGGGCCGCCGTGGCGGTGGTGGCCCACGGCGGCGTGAACCGGCTGGTGCTGCTGACCCTGCTGGGCGCTCCCCTGGCCTCCTACTCGCGGTTCCAGCAGGCCCCCGGCTGCGTCAACGTGGTGGACATCGCCGAGAGAAGCGGCCGGATCCTGGCGATCAACGACACCGATCACCTGGAGCCGCCCCCCGCGGTCCGGCCGGCGGCTCCGCTATAATGTGTGCCAATGGCCGCCATTGACGGCCGCACAACCCTGGTGGGCGTGGTGGGCGATCCGGTGGCCCACTCGCTGTCTCCGGCCATGCATAACGCCGCCTTTGAGGCCCTGGGGATGAACTGGCGGTATGTGGCCTTCCGAGTGGACGCCGCCGCGCTGGCCGATGCCCTGCGCGGCGCGGCCGCGCTGGGGATGGCCGGCCTGAACGTCACCGTCCCTCACAAGGAAACCGCGGCGCTGCTGGTGGATGCCCTGGATCCGCTGGCCCGGCGGACGGGGGCCGTGAACACCATCCGCATCCGGGGCCGGCGGCTGGAGGGTTTCAACACCGACGCCCTCGGGGTGCTGGACGCGCTGGCGGCGGCGGGTGGCGGGGTGGACGGCTGCGTAGCCCTGATCCTGGGGGCGGGCGGCGCCGGGCGGGCGGCGGCGGTGGCTCTGGCCGAGGCGGGGGCGCGGCGGGTGATGATCGCCAACCGCAGTGGGGCGCGGGCTCGCGCGGCGGCCGGCGCGGTGCGGGAGGCGGCCCCCCACTGCGCGGTGGAGGTGCTGGGCCTGGAGCCCGAAGGTCTCCGCCGCGCGGCCACCTCCGCCGATGTGGTCGTGCACGCCACCGCCGCGTCTCTGGACCGCGGGGACACGCCCCGTCCGGACGCGGGGTGGCTGGAGGCGGTGGCGGACGCCTTCCGTCCGGGGATGGTGGTGCTGGACATGGTGTACACGCCGCCGCGAACCCGCCTGCTGCGGGCCGCCGAGGCGGCCGGCGCGCGCGCCGTGAGCGGGCTGGCCCTGCTGGTGTACCAGGGGGCGCGCAGTTTCGAGATCTGGACGGACCGCCCGGCCCCGGTGGACGTGATGCGCCGGGCGGTGGGAC
This window of the Armatimonadota bacterium genome carries:
- the aroE gene encoding shikimate dehydrogenase; the protein is MAAIDGRTTLVGVVGDPVAHSLSPAMHNAAFEALGMNWRYVAFRVDAAALADALRGAAALGMAGLNVTVPHKETAALLVDALDPLARRTGAVNTIRIRGRRLEGFNTDALGVLDALAAAGGGVDGCVALILGAGGAGRAAAVALAEAGARRVMIANRSGARARAAAGAVREAAPHCAVEVLGLEPEGLRRAATSADVVVHATAASLDRGDTPRPDAGWLEAVADAFRPGMVVLDMVYTPPRTRLLRAAEAAGARAVSGLALLVYQGARSFEIWTDRPAPVDVMRRAVGLGG
- a CDS encoding histidine phosphatase family protein gives rise to the protein MTRLYLVRYGESVWSAQHRWQGAADPPLSEAGAQQARHLAGRLRAARVAAVYTSPLRRAAQTARIVAAACGLAPRVVDGLREVGFGEWEGLTAEEVERRYASLLPRRQARPDLIRIPGGEPLEQARQRVMEAVAGIARAHPGAAVAVVAHGGVNRLVLLTLLGAPLASYSRFQQAPGCVNVVDIAERSGRILAINDTDHLEPPPAVRPAAPL